From the genome of Candidatus Caldatribacterium sp.:
GGGAACGGCCTCTGCGGGAACCGCACCCTCTAAGAAGGCACTCACCTTCTTGTACACAAGGAGAGTCACCACCGCGTTGATTGCCCCCTTCAGGAGGTTAAAGGGCACAATAACAGGGAGAATCATCCCCAAGACGACGCTTCGGGGAACCCCAAGGTAAATGGGAGTAACAACGAGATTGGCAAGAACCATAACTCCGGTCATGACGAAAAGCCCCACGAGAAGCCCAAGGAAGGCTCCCTGCCGAGTCCGATTCCGTCGGTACACCCATCCCGAGATGCCGATAAACGTCCCGC
Proteins encoded in this window:
- a CDS encoding ECF transporter S component yields the protein MRKYFIYAGAFAALSLVLDLFVHFPLIPSASFLLYRPGDIPLLMVSFKFGPGVALGAAAIVAVLFALITGQGGPWGMLMYFLACGTFIGISGWVYRRNRTRQGAFLGLLVGLFVMTGVMVLANLVVTPIYLGVPRSVVLGMILPVIVPFNLLKGAINAVVTLLVYKKVSAFLEGAVPAEAVPRKLE